The following proteins are encoded in a genomic region of Burkholderia diffusa:
- a CDS encoding putative glycoside hydrolase: protein MIERLIVCLLVSLAGFAARAAPVTITVVDATNGRPLAGAIGHAPGANRTADRDGAFSLEIDAAGTRLSVRAPGYARTEITLAPAEGAQTIRMTPVRPKAVYLSAYGVADRTLREAALSLQDKTAINALVIDVKGDSGVTPYRSLAREISGASNNVAGAIVRPPDLPDLLRTFHARGLYLIARIVVFKDDPLARAHPEWAVRDAAGDIWQDREHQRWIDPTSHAAWQHNYDVAEEAARMGFDEIQFDYLRFPDANGLRFAEPNTEANRVAAITGFLTGARERLRPYNLYVSADIFGYVCWNADDTAIGQRLDALGPVVDYVSPMLYPSGFTWGLPGCRKPTEHPGEIVSRSLAEAKRRTGLDGVRFRPWLQAFRDYAFDHRPFDADEIRAQVDAADAAGTDGWMLWNPRNRYDPADLPR, encoded by the coding sequence GTGATCGAACGTCTGATCGTCTGTCTGCTCGTGTCGCTTGCCGGTTTCGCCGCCCGGGCGGCGCCCGTCACGATCACCGTCGTCGATGCGACGAACGGGCGCCCGCTGGCCGGCGCGATCGGCCACGCGCCGGGCGCGAACCGGACCGCGGATCGCGACGGCGCGTTTTCACTGGAGATCGACGCGGCGGGTACGCGCCTGAGCGTGCGCGCGCCGGGCTACGCGCGCACCGAAATCACGCTGGCCCCCGCCGAGGGCGCACAGACGATCCGCATGACGCCGGTGCGTCCGAAAGCCGTCTATCTGTCCGCTTACGGCGTCGCGGACCGCACGCTGCGCGAGGCGGCACTGTCCCTTCAGGACAAGACGGCGATCAACGCGCTCGTCATCGACGTGAAGGGCGACAGCGGCGTGACGCCGTATCGCAGCCTGGCGCGCGAGATCTCCGGTGCGTCGAACAATGTGGCCGGTGCCATCGTTCGTCCGCCCGATCTGCCGGATCTGCTGCGGACTTTCCATGCGCGCGGTCTTTACCTGATTGCCCGCATCGTCGTATTCAAGGACGACCCGTTGGCTCGCGCTCATCCCGAATGGGCCGTGCGCGATGCCGCCGGCGATATCTGGCAGGACCGCGAGCATCAGCGCTGGATCGACCCGACGTCGCACGCGGCCTGGCAACACAACTACGACGTCGCCGAAGAGGCTGCCCGAATGGGTTTCGACGAAATCCAGTTCGACTACCTGCGGTTTCCCGACGCCAACGGTCTCCGGTTCGCCGAGCCCAATACCGAGGCCAACCGGGTTGCGGCGATCACCGGATTCCTGACCGGCGCGCGCGAACGGTTGCGGCCGTACAACCTCTACGTGTCGGCCGACATTTTCGGGTACGTGTGCTGGAACGCCGACGACACCGCGATCGGGCAGCGGCTCGACGCGCTCGGACCCGTCGTCGACTATGTGTCGCCGATGCTCTATCCGTCGGGCTTCACATGGGGCCTGCCCGGCTGCCGGAAGCCGACCGAGCACCCTGGCGAGATCGTGTCGCGGTCGCTGGCCGAGGCGAAGCGCCGGACGGGGCTGGATGGTGTCCGGTTCAGACCGTGGCTCCAGGCGTTTCGCGACTATGCGTTCGATCACCGGCCGTTCGATGCCGACGAGATTCGCGCGCAGGTCGACGCGGCCGATGCGGCCGGCACGGACGGCTGGATGCTGTGGAATCCGCGTAATCGCTACGATCCTGCCGATCTGCCGCGCTGA
- a CDS encoding HlyD family secretion protein → MKTIPRPLLIGVGAAVLAIGLAYYGWTRWRDGQTDAGLVSGNGRIEATEIDVATKLPGRVTAMLVDEGDFVTAGQPLARMDVVVLQAQLDEAQAREQQAVNTAASIDAQVAQRRSDKAAAAAVVVQRESELDAATRRLARSETLSRDGASSLQELDDDRARAGSLRATVNAARAQVEAAQAAVDATRAQLVAARSAVTAAQATVARVRADIADSELTSPRDGRVQYRIAESGEVLPAGGKVLNVVDLSDVYMTFFLPEAIVGRVPLGADVRIVLDAAPEYVIPARVSYVSSTAQFTPKTVETATERQKLMFRVKARIDRDLLQRHLKLVKTGLPGVAWLKTDPRAGWPDRLAIRVPQ, encoded by the coding sequence ATGAAAACCATCCCGCGCCCTCTTCTGATCGGTGTCGGTGCGGCCGTGCTCGCGATCGGCCTCGCGTACTACGGGTGGACGCGCTGGCGCGACGGCCAGACGGATGCGGGGCTCGTCAGCGGCAACGGCCGCATCGAGGCGACCGAAATCGACGTCGCGACCAAGCTGCCGGGGCGCGTCACCGCCATGCTCGTCGACGAAGGCGACTTCGTGACGGCCGGCCAGCCGCTCGCGCGCATGGACGTCGTCGTCCTGCAGGCGCAGCTCGACGAGGCACAGGCGCGCGAGCAACAGGCGGTGAACACCGCGGCGAGCATCGACGCGCAGGTCGCGCAGCGCCGCAGCGACAAGGCTGCGGCCGCGGCCGTCGTCGTGCAACGGGAAAGCGAGCTGGACGCGGCCACGCGGCGGCTCGCGCGGTCCGAAACGCTGTCGCGCGACGGTGCGTCGTCGCTGCAGGAACTGGACGACGATCGCGCGCGCGCCGGCAGCCTGCGCGCGACCGTGAACGCCGCCCGCGCGCAGGTGGAAGCGGCCCAGGCCGCCGTCGACGCAACGCGCGCCCAGCTCGTCGCGGCCCGCTCGGCCGTGACGGCCGCGCAGGCGACCGTGGCGCGCGTACGGGCCGACATCGCGGACAGCGAACTGACGTCGCCGCGCGACGGGCGTGTCCAGTACCGGATCGCGGAATCGGGCGAAGTCCTGCCGGCAGGCGGCAAGGTGCTCAACGTGGTCGACCTGTCCGACGTCTACATGACGTTCTTCCTGCCCGAAGCGATCGTCGGCCGGGTCCCGCTCGGCGCCGACGTGCGGATCGTGCTCGATGCGGCGCCGGAATACGTGATTCCCGCACGCGTGTCCTATGTGTCGAGCACTGCGCAGTTCACGCCGAAGACGGTCGAGACGGCCACCGAGCGGCAGAAGCTGATGTTCCGCGTCAAGGCACGCATCGATCGCGATCTGTTGCAGCGCCACCTGAAACTCGTGAAGACCGGACTGCCGGGCGTCGCGTGGCTGAAGACCGACCCGCGCGCGGGCTGGCCTGATCGCCTCGCGATCAGGGTGCCGCAATGA
- the ftsH gene encoding ATP-dependent zinc metalloprotease FtsH, with amino-acid sequence MNRSFDYSGLLIPIAFAVLVAVQLLARQPAATSISYSDFHHLVDARLVDDLEIGQSSISGTLRMPEAGAALPASDAAEVKDAGPPWRFTTNRVSDEGLVAALTHAGIRYRGATDTGWMGTLAAWIFPLIGFVVIWNFLLRRPGGMRDLSGMGKSRARVYMQKETGITFDDIAGIDEAKAELQQIVAFLRNPERYQRLGGKIPKGVLIVGAPGTGKTLLARAVAGEAAVPFFTISGSAFVEMFVGVGAARVRDLFEQAQQSAPCIVFIDELDALGKARGVGLMSGNDEREQTLNQLLVEMDGFQANSGVIIMAATNRPEILDPALLRPGRFDRHIAIDRPDLTGRKQILAVHTKRVKLAPEVDLAELAQRTPGFVGADLANVVNEAALHAAELGKPAIGMADFDEAIDRAMTGMERKSRVMNEQEKRTIAYHESGHALVAQSRAHCDPVKKVSIIPRGIAALGYTQQVPTEDRYVLRRSELLDRLDVLLGGRVAEEIAFGDVSTGAQNDLERATALARHMVMQYGMSEKVGLATLDDGAPQGGAPGVWTPGDGHCSEHTAQLIDEEVRALLEDAHARVTATLGEHRDALERIALSLLQHESIDHDMLVALIAPPDDADVTPRPAQADAETTTGVSA; translated from the coding sequence ATGAACAGATCATTCGACTACTCCGGGTTGCTGATTCCGATCGCGTTCGCCGTGCTGGTTGCGGTTCAACTGCTGGCGCGTCAGCCGGCGGCGACGTCGATTTCCTACAGCGATTTTCACCACCTGGTGGACGCACGGCTCGTCGACGATCTCGAGATCGGCCAATCGTCGATCTCGGGCACGTTGCGCATGCCGGAGGCCGGCGCCGCGCTGCCCGCGTCCGACGCGGCCGAGGTAAAGGACGCCGGGCCGCCGTGGCGCTTCACGACGAACCGGGTGAGCGACGAAGGCCTGGTCGCCGCGCTGACCCATGCCGGGATTCGCTATCGCGGCGCGACGGATACGGGCTGGATGGGGACGCTCGCGGCCTGGATCTTCCCGCTGATCGGCTTCGTCGTGATCTGGAATTTCTTGCTGCGACGGCCGGGCGGGATGCGCGACCTGAGCGGCATGGGCAAAAGCCGCGCCCGCGTGTACATGCAGAAGGAAACCGGCATCACGTTCGACGACATCGCGGGCATCGACGAAGCGAAGGCCGAGTTGCAGCAGATCGTCGCGTTCCTGCGCAACCCCGAACGCTACCAGCGGCTCGGCGGCAAGATCCCGAAGGGCGTGCTGATCGTCGGCGCGCCCGGCACCGGCAAAACGCTGCTCGCGCGCGCGGTCGCCGGCGAAGCCGCGGTGCCGTTCTTCACGATCAGCGGTTCGGCGTTCGTCGAGATGTTCGTCGGCGTCGGCGCGGCGCGCGTGCGCGATCTCTTCGAACAGGCCCAGCAGAGCGCGCCGTGCATCGTGTTCATCGACGAGCTCGATGCGCTCGGCAAGGCGCGCGGCGTCGGCCTGATGTCGGGCAACGACGAGCGCGAGCAGACGCTCAACCAGCTGCTCGTCGAGATGGACGGCTTCCAGGCCAATTCGGGCGTCATCATCATGGCCGCGACCAACCGGCCCGAGATTCTCGATCCCGCGCTGCTGCGCCCCGGGCGCTTCGACCGGCACATCGCGATCGACCGGCCGGACCTGACCGGACGCAAGCAGATTCTCGCCGTCCATACGAAGCGGGTGAAGCTCGCGCCGGAAGTTGACCTGGCCGAACTGGCGCAGCGCACGCCCGGTTTCGTCGGCGCCGATCTCGCGAACGTCGTCAACGAAGCCGCGTTGCATGCGGCCGAACTGGGCAAGCCCGCGATCGGGATGGCCGATTTCGACGAAGCCATCGATCGCGCGATGACCGGCATGGAGCGCAAGAGCCGCGTGATGAACGAACAGGAAAAGCGGACCATCGCGTACCACGAATCGGGGCATGCGCTCGTCGCGCAAAGTCGCGCGCACTGTGATCCGGTGAAGAAGGTGTCGATCATTCCTCGTGGGATCGCGGCGCTCGGCTACACGCAGCAGGTGCCGACAGAGGATCGCTACGTGCTGCGCAGAAGCGAACTGCTCGACCGGCTCGACGTGTTGCTCGGCGGGCGCGTGGCCGAGGAAATCGCATTCGGCGACGTGTCGACCGGCGCGCAGAACGATCTCGAGCGGGCGACCGCGCTGGCGCGTCACATGGTGATGCAGTACGGGATGAGCGAGAAGGTCGGCCTCGCGACGCTCGACGACGGCGCCCCGCAAGGCGGCGCGCCGGGCGTATGGACGCCGGGCGACGGCCATTGCAGCGAGCACACGGCGCAGCTGATCGACGAAGAGGTGCGCGCGCTGCTCGAGGACGCGCATGCGCGGGTCACGGCGACGCTCGGCGAGCACCGCGACGCGCTCGAACGGATCGCGCTCAGCTTGCTCCAGCACGAATCGATCGATCACGACATGCTGGTCGCGCTCATCGCGCCGCCGGACGATGCCGACGTGACGCCCCGGCCGGCGCAAGCCGACGCGGAAACGACCACGGGCGTCTCTGCCTGA
- a CDS encoding BON domain-containing protein: MKSDAVLKQDVEQALFWNPAIDARRIDVEVRDRIVTLRGTVDSWAQKLEAQKTALHVADARALVLELNVAPPENACADQELAIAITFALGWQEALRDHKISVEVDHGCVTLDGEVDHAYQSRAAEAMVSRMIGVVGVANRIRVRTDHTVPDVGARIAEALARRAQRESAGISIDAADGIVTLTGTVASLAERRAACGAAGSVRGVRQVVDRLTVA; encoded by the coding sequence ATGAAATCCGATGCAGTACTCAAGCAGGATGTCGAGCAGGCGTTGTTCTGGAATCCGGCGATCGATGCACGCAGGATCGACGTCGAGGTGCGCGACCGGATCGTGACGTTGCGTGGCACGGTCGACAGCTGGGCCCAGAAGCTCGAGGCGCAGAAAACGGCACTGCATGTCGCCGATGCGCGCGCGCTGGTGCTCGAACTGAACGTCGCCCCGCCGGAGAACGCGTGCGCGGACCAGGAACTGGCGATCGCGATCACGTTCGCGCTCGGATGGCAGGAGGCGTTGCGCGATCACAAGATCAGCGTCGAGGTCGATCACGGCTGCGTGACGCTCGATGGCGAAGTCGATCACGCGTATCAGAGCCGGGCGGCGGAAGCGATGGTGAGCCGGATGATCGGCGTCGTCGGCGTGGCGAACCGCATCCGGGTGCGCACGGACCATACGGTGCCGGACGTTGGCGCGCGGATCGCCGAGGCGCTTGCACGCCGCGCGCAGCGTGAATCCGCGGGAATCTCGATCGACGCGGCCGACGGCATCGTCACGTTGACGGGCACGGTCGCGTCGCTCGCCGAAAGGCGCGCCGCATGCGGTGCGGCCGGGTCGGTGAGGGGTGTCCGGCAGGTCGTCGACCGGCTGACCGTTGCCTGA
- a CDS encoding BCAM0308 family protein: MNRSHTGPGRNYLRRDKRMQPHTKDSYRDPKRPTGDRICEGCGAVCEAGRWTWSATALDRRQLECPACKRMRENVPAGELVLHGEYLRAHRSTIIELLEHQADLETSEHALERIMDIEKSADSLIVRTTGVHMVRRLGEALLHAHHGDLAINYRDGEDVLRAHWTRDDV; this comes from the coding sequence ATGAACCGTTCGCATACCGGCCCCGGCCGAAACTATCTGCGCCGCGACAAGCGCATGCAGCCGCACACGAAGGACAGTTACCGTGATCCGAAGCGACCGACCGGCGACCGCATCTGCGAAGGCTGCGGCGCGGTCTGCGAAGCCGGCCGATGGACCTGGTCCGCGACCGCGCTCGACCGGCGCCAGCTCGAATGCCCGGCCTGCAAGCGCATGCGGGAAAACGTGCCGGCGGGCGAACTGGTGTTGCACGGCGAGTATCTGCGCGCGCACCGGTCGACGATCATCGAATTGCTCGAGCACCAGGCCGATCTGGAGACGAGCGAGCACGCGCTCGAACGCATCATGGACATCGAGAAATCCGCCGATTCGCTCATCGTGCGAACGACAGGCGTGCATATGGTCCGCCGTCTCGGCGAAGCGCTGCTGCATGCGCACCACGGCGATCTCGCGATCAACTACCGCGACGGCGAGGACGTGCTGCGTGCGCACTGGACACGCGACGACGTGTGA
- a CDS encoding 1-phosphofructokinase family hexose kinase, whose protein sequence is MTDIVTVTLNPAVDVATSVEHIVDTHKLRCARPRRDPGGGGINVARTIHRLGGDCVALYLAGGPTGDVLTLLLEAERLPAVRIRIAGETRENVCVTETATGREYRFLMPGPLVTEAEWRDCAARIDTLHPAPRYLVLSGSLPPGAPDDLYATLARTARARGSRVVVDAAGRALQAALEAGVHLVKPSLGELSALAGEPLDDTSACRKASELVARGQADIVALTLGARGAWVVTRDGALRLPGRPATVCSTVGAGDSFVGGMVWALARGVPFDEACRYALAASAASVEHPGTALCTRDDVERIHAELVAQAS, encoded by the coding sequence ATGACCGATATCGTTACCGTTACCCTGAATCCGGCCGTCGATGTCGCGACGTCCGTCGAGCACATCGTCGATACGCACAAGCTGCGCTGTGCACGGCCGCGGCGCGACCCCGGCGGCGGCGGGATCAACGTTGCCCGAACCATTCACCGCCTCGGGGGCGACTGCGTCGCGCTGTACCTGGCCGGCGGGCCGACCGGCGACGTCCTGACGCTGCTGCTCGAAGCCGAGCGTCTGCCGGCGGTGCGCATCCGGATCGCCGGCGAGACGCGCGAGAACGTCTGCGTGACCGAGACCGCGACCGGGCGCGAGTACCGCTTCCTGATGCCCGGGCCGTTGGTCACCGAGGCCGAGTGGCGCGACTGCGCAGCCCGCATCGACACCCTGCACCCGGCGCCGCGATATCTCGTGTTGAGCGGCAGCCTGCCGCCCGGCGCGCCCGACGATCTGTATGCGACGCTGGCGCGGACGGCCAGGGCGAGGGGCAGCCGGGTGGTTGTCGACGCGGCGGGGCGGGCACTGCAAGCTGCCCTCGAGGCCGGCGTTCATCTCGTGAAGCCCAGTCTCGGCGAACTGAGCGCGTTGGCCGGCGAGCCGCTCGACGACACGTCGGCATGCCGGAAGGCCAGCGAACTCGTGGCGCGAGGACAAGCCGACATCGTGGCGTTGACGCTCGGTGCGCGCGGCGCATGGGTCGTCACGCGCGACGGCGCGCTGCGCCTGCCCGGCAGGCCGGCAACGGTATGCAGCACGGTCGGGGCCGGCGACAGTTTCGTCGGCGGCATGGTCTGGGCGCTGGCGCGCGGCGTGCCGTTCGACGAAGCGTGCCGCTATGCGCTGGCGGCTTCGGCCGCTTCGGTCGAGCATCCGGGGACGGCGCTGTGCACGCGCGACGACGTCGAGCGGATTCACGCTGAACTGGTTGCGCAAGCAAGCTGA
- a CDS encoding DUF2964 family protein yields the protein MIHKQYRIVLATLCVFIAIASLVGIVHGMLFDEEVFRYSIVTLISSILAFVVLLNPGPGDRP from the coding sequence ATGATCCACAAGCAGTACCGCATCGTGCTTGCGACGCTCTGCGTGTTCATCGCGATTGCGTCGCTGGTCGGCATCGTTCACGGGATGCTGTTCGACGAGGAGGTGTTCAGGTACTCGATCGTCACGCTGATCTCCAGCATCCTCGCGTTCGTTGTGCTGCTCAATCCGGGGCCGGGCGATCGCCCGTGA
- a CDS encoding polysaccharide deacetylase family protein: MAFRLIAFLLLLSCMPPVSSADVATVDSPSPRVLILVYHRFATARLDSITVRTETLRNQLRAIEANGYRIVPLADVVRWHGGQADAVPARAVAITVDDGHRSVYEVLRPLLAAHPMPVTLFIYPSAISNASYAMTWDQLRMLGQSGGFDIESHTYWHPNFRTERARLTPDDYLRFVSFQLSRSRERLESETGQPVRMLAWPFGVHDAQTDQLAAREGYVAAFTLDARPVRITDPAMALPRYLMTDACDTRCMNGLLRTAGGKP; the protein is encoded by the coding sequence ATGGCCTTTCGCCTGATCGCCTTCCTGCTCCTGTTGTCGTGTATGCCGCCGGTTTCGTCCGCCGACGTCGCGACCGTCGATTCGCCATCGCCGCGTGTGCTGATCCTGGTCTACCACCGGTTCGCCACCGCGCGCCTGGATTCGATAACGGTGCGTACCGAGACGTTGCGCAACCAGTTGCGGGCGATCGAGGCGAACGGCTACCGCATCGTGCCGCTCGCCGATGTCGTGCGCTGGCACGGCGGCCAGGCCGACGCCGTGCCGGCGCGAGCGGTCGCGATTACCGTCGACGACGGTCATCGTTCCGTCTACGAGGTGCTGCGTCCATTGCTGGCCGCCCACCCGATGCCGGTCACGCTGTTCATCTATCCGTCGGCCATCTCCAACGCCAGCTATGCGATGACATGGGACCAGTTGCGCATGCTCGGGCAATCCGGCGGGTTCGACATCGAGTCGCATACGTACTGGCATCCGAATTTCCGCACCGAGCGCGCCCGGCTCACGCCGGACGACTACCTGCGCTTCGTGTCGTTCCAGTTGAGCCGCTCGCGCGAACGACTCGAGTCCGAAACCGGCCAGCCGGTCCGGATGCTGGCCTGGCCGTTCGGCGTCCACGATGCGCAGACCGACCAGCTGGCCGCTCGCGAAGGCTACGTCGCGGCATTCACGCTCGACGCGCGCCCCGTTCGTATCACCGACCCGGCAATGGCGCTGCCGCGCTATCTGATGACCGACGCCTGCGACACACGATGCATGAACGGATTGCTCAGAACCGCCGGGGGGAAGCCGTGA
- a CDS encoding efflux transporter outer membrane subunit, whose protein sequence is MRAAAPAVRFHPAVVRRMRAIALAAGMGLLSGCLSLAPPDERPAAPIPASFPDPSADATPATSAAPVPEWQAYFVDARLRALIGQALADNRDLRAAVARVEQARAVYGIRSADQWPTIGAGAAYARFRTPGGFLTPAPVIGQLYEVQLAETQWELDFWGRVRNLKDAALQRYLASDAAKRAVTLSVVTGVANAYLTLCEIDERIALTRATIDTRRESLRIFRLRHAAGAISRLDLTQSEILLQQAESLGVQLQQARATAADALALLVGAPPALADTPLALDDGAVLPSLAPGLPSSLLTRRPDVIAAEHELRATRANIGAARAAFFPRIALTSAIGSGSSALHDLLSSGAGVWSVIPNVTLPLVDGGRNRSNLALSHAQRDEALAQYEKTLQRAFRDVSDALAARHWLADQVAIERATLASQAERARLAKLRYDSGATRFLEVLDAQRDLMNAEQQLVMTRRALLSSRVALYGALGGGEIDTGKTAAATAPLSTDSDNTP, encoded by the coding sequence ATGCGCGCTGCCGCGCCTGCTGTTCGCTTTCATCCAGCCGTCGTGCGGCGCATGCGTGCCATTGCGCTCGCGGCAGGCATGGGGCTGCTGTCGGGCTGCCTGTCGCTTGCGCCACCGGACGAGCGCCCCGCCGCACCGATTCCCGCCTCCTTTCCGGATCCTTCCGCCGACGCGACGCCCGCGACATCCGCGGCGCCCGTACCCGAGTGGCAGGCCTACTTCGTCGACGCACGCCTGCGCGCGTTGATCGGGCAGGCGCTCGCCGACAACCGCGATCTGCGCGCGGCCGTTGCACGGGTCGAGCAGGCGCGGGCGGTCTACGGCATCCGCAGCGCCGATCAATGGCCGACGATCGGCGCGGGGGCGGCCTATGCACGGTTTCGCACGCCGGGCGGCTTCCTCACGCCGGCGCCCGTCATCGGCCAGCTCTACGAAGTCCAGCTGGCCGAGACGCAATGGGAGCTCGACTTCTGGGGACGCGTGCGCAACCTGAAGGACGCGGCGCTCCAGCGCTATCTCGCGAGCGACGCGGCGAAACGGGCGGTGACGCTGAGCGTCGTCACCGGTGTCGCTAACGCATATCTGACCCTGTGCGAAATCGACGAACGCATCGCGCTGACCCGCGCGACGATCGACACACGCCGCGAATCGCTGCGGATTTTCCGGCTTCGCCACGCGGCCGGCGCGATCTCCCGCCTCGACCTGACGCAATCGGAAATCCTGCTGCAACAGGCGGAATCGCTCGGCGTCCAGTTGCAGCAAGCGCGCGCGACGGCGGCCGATGCGCTGGCGTTGCTCGTCGGTGCGCCGCCGGCGCTGGCCGACACGCCGCTCGCGCTCGACGACGGCGCGGTGCTGCCGTCGCTCGCCCCCGGCCTGCCGTCGTCGCTGCTGACCCGGCGCCCGGACGTGATCGCGGCCGAGCACGAACTGCGGGCGACCCGCGCGAACATCGGCGCGGCGCGGGCGGCATTCTTTCCGCGCATCGCACTGACGAGCGCGATCGGCTCGGGAAGCAGCGCGCTGCATGACCTGCTGTCGTCCGGCGCGGGCGTGTGGTCGGTGATTCCGAACGTCACGCTGCCGCTCGTCGACGGCGGCCGCAACCGGTCGAATCTCGCGCTCTCGCACGCGCAACGCGACGAGGCGCTCGCGCAGTACGAGAAGACGCTGCAGCGCGCGTTCCGCGACGTGTCCGATGCGCTCGCGGCGCGCCACTGGCTCGCCGACCAGGTCGCCATCGAGCGCGCCACGCTGGCGTCGCAGGCCGAGCGCGCACGCCTCGCGAAGCTGCGCTACGACAGCGGGGCAACCCGCTTCCTCGAAGTGCTCGATGCCCAACGCGACCTGATGAACGCCGAACAGCAGCTGGTGATGACGCGCCGTGCGCTACTGTCGAGCCGCGTCGCGCTGTACGGCGCGCTCGGCGGCGGCGAGATCGACACCGGCAAGACCGCCGCGGCAACGGCTCCCCTTTCGACAGACTCGGACAACACACCATGA
- a CDS encoding adenosylcobalamin-dependent ribonucleoside-diphosphate reductase, with protein MDEQPLCTTVFAERYAQPGETSRADVFHRVAHALSLAEPAERRAQAERAFFLNLQRGAIGAGRILANAGADNGRTMVNCFVHPLAIPPDTPVQMVDTALAQALDDARVTLLMGGGIGYDFSPVPPADAYERRQSSVRGACEAIDRFDAMCRALPFTGPRRGAQMGVLRCDHPDLVAFVAAKRGRSRWPTFNLSVGVTDAFMEAVRHDLPWALVHHAPPRRASGAPPRRPDGRYLYATVPARTLWHEIVKAARDSAEPGLLFLDTIRDANPLREHERIDATNPCGEQPLPPYGSCVLGPIDLSRFVLHPFGIDENPRFDFATLADAVRIQVRMLDNVLDLTAWPLAAHEHEARRTRRVGVGVTGLADALTMLRLRYDSVEARTLARTIVLTMREHAFAASAALAAERGAFPAYDPAAYLTGPAYRTLLPLKVHHAIARHGLRNSHLLSFAPAGSVSLAFCDNCSNGIEPAVGWTQRRMVRTAGGQIRPFRAENHAYRLFRELHGDNVELPGYFVTAADIAPADHVAMLAALQPCVDAGISKTVTMPGQCSLAEVDALFFQAWRDGLKGITVFRPDPRLASVVADDTARARRDGPVCIGC; from the coding sequence ATGGACGAGCAACCGCTTTGCACCACCGTGTTCGCCGAGCGCTATGCGCAACCCGGCGAAACGTCTCGCGCGGACGTCTTCCATCGCGTTGCCCATGCGCTGTCGCTTGCCGAGCCGGCCGAGCGCCGTGCGCAGGCGGAGCGCGCGTTTTTCCTGAACCTGCAGCGCGGCGCGATCGGCGCGGGACGCATCCTCGCCAATGCCGGCGCGGACAACGGCAGGACGATGGTCAACTGCTTCGTCCATCCGCTAGCGATTCCTCCCGACACCCCCGTGCAGATGGTCGACACGGCGCTCGCGCAGGCGCTCGACGACGCACGGGTCACGCTGCTGATGGGGGGCGGAATCGGCTACGACTTTTCTCCGGTGCCGCCCGCCGACGCGTACGAACGGCGCCAGTCATCCGTGCGCGGCGCATGCGAGGCGATCGACCGTTTCGATGCGATGTGCCGGGCACTGCCGTTCACCGGCCCGCGCCGGGGTGCGCAAATGGGGGTGCTGCGCTGCGATCATCCGGATCTCGTCGCATTCGTCGCGGCCAAGCGCGGACGCTCGCGCTGGCCGACGTTCAACCTGTCGGTCGGCGTCACGGACGCATTCATGGAAGCAGTCCGGCACGACCTGCCGTGGGCGCTCGTCCATCACGCGCCGCCCCGCCGCGCATCCGGCGCGCCCCCCAGGCGGCCGGACGGACGTTACCTTTACGCGACGGTTCCGGCCCGCACGCTCTGGCACGAGATCGTCAAGGCCGCGCGCGACAGCGCGGAACCCGGGCTGCTGTTCCTCGACACGATCCGCGACGCGAATCCGCTGCGCGAGCACGAGCGGATCGACGCGACGAACCCGTGCGGCGAACAGCCGCTGCCGCCGTACGGCAGCTGCGTGCTCGGGCCGATCGACCTGTCGCGTTTCGTGCTCCACCCGTTCGGTATCGACGAGAATCCGCGCTTCGACTTCGCGACGCTCGCTGACGCGGTGCGCATTCAGGTCCGCATGCTCGACAACGTGCTCGACCTGACCGCGTGGCCGCTCGCCGCGCACGAGCACGAGGCGCGGCGGACACGGCGCGTCGGGGTCGGCGTGACCGGGCTGGCCGACGCGCTGACGATGCTGCGGCTGCGCTACGACAGCGTGGAAGCGCGCACGCTCGCACGCACGATCGTGCTGACGATGCGCGAGCATGCGTTCGCCGCATCGGCCGCGCTTGCCGCCGAGCGCGGTGCGTTTCCCGCCTACGACCCGGCCGCCTATCTGACCGGCCCCGCGTATCGCACGCTGTTGCCGCTGAAGGTGCATCACGCGATTGCGCGCCACGGGCTGCGCAACAGCCATCTGCTGTCGTTCGCGCCGGCCGGCAGCGTAAGCCTCGCGTTTTGCGACAACTGTTCGAACGGAATCGAGCCGGCCGTCGGCTGGACGCAGCGCCGCATGGTCCGCACCGCCGGCGGGCAGATCCGGCCGTTTCGTGCGGAGAACCACGCTTACCGGCTGTTCCGCGAGCTGCATGGCGACAACGTCGAGCTGCCGGGCTATTTCGTCACGGCCGCGGACATCGCGCCGGCGGATCATGTCGCGATGCTTGCGGCGCTGCAGCCGTGTGTCGACGCGGGCATTTCGAAGACCGTGACGATGCCCGGGCAGTGTTCGCTCGCGGAGGTCGACGCGTTGTTCTTCCAGGCATGGCGCGACGGGCTCAAGGGCATCACCGTCTTCCGGCCCGATCCGCGGCTCGCGTCGGTCGTGGCCGATGACACGGCGCGCGCGCGGCGCGACGGCCCCGTCTGCATCGGCTGTTGA